The following proteins are co-located in the Nymphalis io chromosome 27, ilAglIoxx1.1, whole genome shotgun sequence genome:
- the LOC126778724 gene encoding uncharacterized protein LOC126778724 → MSEPKARIEMAPNVPEHAGETTYESFRVGVRIPPFYAEKPALWFSQMEAQFALSNIKTDETKFYYVTGNMDPQYACEVEDIITYPPTTNKYERLKSELIKRLSASKEKKLKQLLMHEELGDRKPSQFYRHLTNLAGPGVPEDFLRTIWASRLPHNMQAIIASQSKSTMDDLAELADRISDVVGPQMASTSAVTSNSSENTEIAALAKQVASLTEKIERMSRERGRSRYRNRSRHRSSSTRSKSSSHCWYHQHFGERAKKCIPPCDYRASGNAKGDQ, encoded by the coding sequence ATGAGCGAGCCTAAAGCACGCATCGAAATGGCACCGAACGTTCCGGAACATGCGGGTGAGACCACGTATGAATCATTTCGGGTTGGTGTAAGAATCCCACCATTTTACGCCGAGAAACCAGCTCTTTGGTTCTCCCAGATGGAAGCACAGTTTGCtctgtcaaatataaaaactgacgagaccaagttttattatgtaacggGGAATATGGACCCTCAATATGCTTGCGAGGTGGAGGACATAATCACCTACCCCCCAActactaataaatatgaaaggctAAAAAGCGAGTTGATAAAAAGATTATCTGCTTCCAAGGAGAAGAAATTAAAGCAGCTCCTCATGCACGAGGAATTAGGAGACAGAAAACCTTCACAGTTCTACAGGCATCTTACGAACTTAGCTGGACCTGGAGTACCAGAAGACTTCCTGCGCACTATATGGGCAAGTCGACTCCCTCATAATATGCAAGCAATTATTGCTTCGCAATCGAAAAGCACGATGGACGATCTGGCGGAATTAGCTGACCGAATTAGCGACGTGGTCGGACCTCAAATGGCGTCAACATCAGCCGTCACGAGTAATAGCAGTGAAAATACCGAAATTGCAGCCCTGGCTAAACAAGTCGCTAGTTTAACCGAAAAAATAGAAAGGATGTCGAGAGAGCGCGGACGGTCTAGATACCGGAACCGCAGTCGTCATCGCTCGAGTTCTACGCGATCAAAATCTTCATCACACTGCTGGTACCATCAACATTTCGGCGAACGTGCTAAAAAGTGTATACCGCCATGTGACTACCGAGCGTCGGGAAACGCAAAGGGCGATCAGTAA